The Drosophila innubila isolate TH190305 chromosome 2R unlocalized genomic scaffold, UK_Dinn_1.0 1_C_2R, whole genome shotgun sequence DNA window GAGCTATGTTTATTACTCTATAAAATACTCTCACTTTACACCATTAAAAACGGATCAATAAATAGTGtaatgtaatatatttttaattcataccTCTCGAGATTGTACAAAAAGGTtgtaattcttttattttcaattgaactttgtcaaaaaatatCTGTTATCTCATTTTGATCATGCTTTGgcgtataaaatatttctgcatataaatattactaatttggaaatatttaaatttttcccaaTTTACTAAGTATTTTCATAttacacataaacatatttttgaacttttatagctttgtcaaaagttAAGCCATTTTCATGCgggttgtttttctttttatttattgattcttctatatatttatttataattatatatttatttttaagaaatatcaattttagcGAAAGTTTTCCATAACTTATCcttataatgaaataatgatATCAAACTAAgttgcaaatttgttgctttcaaaaatataaaactccTACATAAATCaggaaattatttgttattatattgttattatgtCCATTCATACACGCAATGCTTGTCTACAATTCTACAAGTGTATACAATCTTCGGCTCACACTAAATGCGTTTCTTCTTTCATCTTTTTAAGACTAGGCCATAAAATTGTATGGCCATAAAAATTCAGCCGCTTGGCTTCTCATTTatattaagataataaaatatgcaatgagtgtaaaatatattattgctataatataattaatatgtaaaattcatattgtttattgaatattaagaaactataaaatacataGTGTGTAGATGAGTATATGAGTGTGAATCTCTGCAACATGCCGGCTGAATTCACTTTTCATTCATTAGGGGCAACATTTTATGGTTTGCACTTAACACTTGCGAGTATTTCGAATAACTTGgctaaattgtaaattatttgcaatttctcaatttgcaaattgcttaaattagCCAAGGCGACCGCAAAGGggacaacgacagcaacagcaataacagcaacaacattgcagttgcttgttgcttgttggcATTGGCACCCACCCAAGTGATGGCAAATGTTGCCGCTGTTGACCGCAgcaatgaagaagaagaagaagacgaagaagagGCGAACAGTCGCAACATTTTGATGGCGCATGGCGGCATTTATGCTGATTATGTTGCATATAAATTCCGTGGCATCatttagagagagagagagagagagtgagaggagTCTGCTGCTGATCGCCTTGGTCCTTCTACTTGTGTACTTGGAGAATGTTTACACGCGTTCGTTGGCCGTTGTCGGGCTTCTTATTTGTCCATGGCCATGGCCGAACTGGGACGGTTCATAAATTTAGCTGCAGCTTTGACTTTAACTCGTTCAACGCACTTCAGGCCAAGACAAGGCAACAACTAAACAACcatgaacaacagcaacaacaacaacagcaacaacaacaacaacgacaagccAACGAGGTAAAAGGAAATCTCAACTGGGCAACTTGAACGCGACGACAACGAAAAATAAAGTTgcatacaaattgttgttgctgttgcagttgttgtagcTTTTGCACCGCTTCTTCTTGGCCACTTGTGTCACATCAGCTCCCCTTGCCCCTCCTCAACTCTGTGttcctctcctctctctctctctgtctcactgtCTTTCtgtgtctttctctctctctctgtgtggaGTGTCACCTTCTCTGCAGCTCCATCTGCTGGTCGCTGGTTAACGCAAACATTTTAGCCTTTCTTGAGCGCGTCTTGACGACAGATTTAGACGTTAAGCAGCCGCGTTAAGTGTCCCCTGGGAAAACGCGGCTAAGCATTTGCCGTGTTGACAAAACGAGCCAACAACTGAgagatgctgttgttgctgttgttgctgttgctcatgttgctgttgttgctactgccatgttgctgttgctcaagtgctgttgctgttgctgttgttgttgttgtcgatatTGTGCAGCCGCTGCAATTTGTATAGCCATAGATGCAATCGCCGGCACCAAATTTTAACACCATTAGCTGACCAGCGGCAAGTTTTaccaattttttgtatatttctttttttttttttaataatttgcttGAGTATTTTAGCGTTTCGCTTGTTTGTCTCACTTTGCTGCATATTTTCGCGCCTAATTTGCGGCTAACCACGGCCACACCCCCAAAAGTGCAGCCGCCTCGCCGCCGGACGCTGCCACAGTTGGAATCTGTGTCCGTAACTTCGTGGGTGCATGTGTtgcatgtgcatgtgcatgtgcatgtgcaGTTGCATATGCATTACCAGGTTGCCAATTCtcaattgccaattgcaatCTAGATTGGCGTTTGCACACAGCTGCACAGTGGGGCCATGTGAAGTTGGCTAAAGCAATCGATTGGCCTGACCAATTTTGTCATAAATAATTCTAAAGTAGCTGCAATTTGTTTAAGCGCACTCaactttattgttattaatctGTCGATTATTTATGCGGCAAATGCATGTGCCACACATTTCCTGATTTCTGAACCCGCCGTCATTCTCAATAATTGCGTTAACCGCAAAACGGGGCCAAATTACTCATGCGCCATGTGTGCCGACGAGATCGAGATCAGAGACTCATTTCAATTGTTAACCGACAATTGGCCACGTTGATTGATTGCCAGCTGATATGATAGCAGCAATTGTGGTTGGAAATTCAATCGCCCAGCCACATTAGCCACATCAAAAGGTAGCCTCATCACTCCCTGCCTTTTTACtccttctgtctgtctgtctgtccgtctgtctgtctgtctgtctgtcgctgTCAGCAGAATTAAACACGCCAGCGCCAGTGGCAAAAGtgacaaaacagcaacaaaatgtcaTAATTGATAGCGACTAGcgacagttgctgttgctgttcctgttgcagttgcagatgTTGCCGTCTTTTGAGCTCTCCGGGAATGGAAGCAGAAAGGCGTCTGTTGCGCGGATTAAGCGCAAATTGTGTTTATGTTCAACACATAGAAATTGTGACAAGTTAATATACGAGTAGCAACAAATCCGATTATAGGCATGACTTGATTTCATTTGCATGTGCTGCTTCTCATcagcaatttgttgctgttgctgctgccgcctaATTGCAACGCATTGGGACgagacataaaaattaattataaacttCATATTTAGCTGAAATATGTCGCGAGTGTGGTTGACCAGTTcatcaaaacaaaagacttaggcaacgaactcgTTGTTGCAGCTCACATTTCCAACAGCTattcgatttaatttaaattagtttataatttatttgatggcTCGCAGACATAAACATCCATACGGCCATTATATgaacatatatacacacacaaacacacgatCTAGACCACACACAAGTCACAAATTATCTCGTAGGCTATTTAAAAGCGTcgcttaaaatgtttaatttaacataaaatcaACACACGGCGACGAAGACTGTGGCACATTTACGGAAAAAGAGAAACACATAAACAAGCACATTATTGAGAGTTAAAGACAAACAAGacaaacaacacaacacagcaacagcaacagcaacaaaaatagaaaccAATAAGACCCAATGCGATAAATTtgtacaataaaacaaaactgatTTCCGTCTAATGCGATTGACACCTAAAAcaccaaaaatttcaaattacaaTAAGTATACAAAATCGTCTCTATCTCTACTCACTCCCTTATCCCTTCTCctgctctctctcactctattGTTTTCTTAGTCACTCTTTCGCTCTCGTTGTTTGTGTCTTTGTTTTACCTCATTTCTGATTcctattaaaaacaaatacatgcacataaataatgttattaaaatagaGACACGATGTGATTTCGGTTCTGAAAACTATCAAGGGAAACTGTGGTCCGGGTCAGTCAGTTGGTCAGTTAGCCAGTTAAACAGCTAGCTGGCCGGCGGGGCACTTGATTAGCTCATCACTTAGGCCACTGATTAGCTGTGGTCCACAACTTGACAACGAGTAGTCACCGCAGTTCGCATGctcattttcaaattatctctgtatatacacacacacacacacacacacgcattacGCTTATGCCAATACCTTAACAAGTGGGCAGCCAAAAAGAGTCAAGAGTGTCTGTTTATAGGCGCACTGTCATTATTTATggaattaaaatgtttaactcAACTCTCTGTTGgctgtctgtccatctgtccagTTAAGCATCGACCTTTTGCATATACGaaaataaatacgaatatCATCCCAAACGATTAATTATGTTGAAGACTTGTACCTAATGCCTCATTTAAATAGATTGCACCTCCATTCAGATTACTCgacatatttctttttatttatttaattatgcaaataattcaacaacaaaagcttcACGCtttagctatatgatatatgctAAGATTTCTACATGAACTTGGAATATATTAGAATTATTATAGTTTATTCTTAGGCCTGTCAAGTGACAGGCGTTTCcagttttgtcaaaacaaatattgcaTCAATTCGCAGCTCACAGctatttttgatcatttttagAGTTCATCAAAGGTTAAAATGTGATCATATGAAAGACTTATTAACACAAAAAGGGGATTGAAAAATTTAGAAGATATTTGCAAAATAACtaagttcaaaataaatagtggaagcttttcttatttctgacattttttcaaaaactttgatctctcataacttcatcaaatatTAACCGATtctcatgcggaatgtcattttgatcatggtttggtccctaaaattattctgcatttaaatttttatcatctagaaaatttgatattttttcgactcaaagccatctatcatccaattttccatacctaccccttgacaatttttctaaaactttGATGTCTCATatcttcatcaaaaattaaccgattttcaagcggaatgtcattttgatcatgatttggcctcttaattgattctgcatttatatttttatcatctagaaaatgtaatatttttttgctcttggtctataaacaaaataaaataaaacaatcatttagagttaaataaaaattaaataattatttttatactgtCCATAATTACTATacctaaatatttatacaactttaaaattcttgagCAATTTCTTGACgattttatgagatttcagTTAAGGAGTTCACATTGAGTTCAACTTTGCTTTGGGCTTCTTTTCACAGTCGCAGTTCTCACACACCAATGTGGGAGGCAAAGGGGGCGAGTTGAGCAATTAGCTGGGTGATTTATCGATTTGGAGCAGCGTCGCGTCAATCGAATGGCGAATGGCTCAAACGAACTCAAACGGAATGGCCAAGAGACCGACTCCGTAGCACGGTGCAACGGCCGCCATCGGttacaatttgatttgatttgatgtgCGCCTACGAATGTTGCCAGGTTGCACAGTTgcacagttgcagttgcagtggcAGGCGCTGGCATTTGTCGCCATCGTTGTGAACtgcttctttttgttgttgttgttgttgctgcattgcTGTCGAAACGCATAATCGTAAAATTTGCTGTGGAATGTTGCAATATTTTGCGAGTGGAGCAATTTGAGCGTGAATTATTCCAAACGTTGCATTACAAATGATTTCGCTGCGTttgccacaaacaacaacaaactttaATTGGCCCAACAAGGAAGTGCTTGacaaccagcagcaacagcaactgcaacagcaacaacaacagcaacagcaacatcccTGCTTAGAACTGACTCTGCACAGTTCACACCCAGATTCTGTTCAACGCTTGGAAGCTTCATTTTGCATGGTACGTGATGCTGACAAAAGGCgttgttgcatttgccatCCAACAGTTGACAATTGTGTCCAACGACAGGCCATAAAATCATATTCCACTCTGTTTTCCATGAATGTCACACTTGAGCTGCGTTGCCGAGTTGCCGAGTTGCCGAGTTGCCAAGTTGCCAAGTTGCCGGTGGGTGCAGCGTCAACAATGTGTACGTCAGCgtctacacagaaaaaaattatctatttCAAATTGCTGATATTAGCATTTACTTTTTGAACTATGTATTTAAGACATAGTTGTAAACTAAGACTCAAAATGAATGAATCAGCAttgaaatagtaaaaaaaaacctaaaataatttattgaggcataaaaaatattcatatagaACCCCGATAATGTTAATATTCTCTAAATtctataaattgcatttgatttttattttcaaaaacaaatcaatagTGATAATTATATgcggtttttatttatttttttttcactcaaATATAAAGATTACTGTcagatttttatgaaataactcaaaaataatcattattattacgggaaatttataaaaatccataattttaaatcatagTGAAACTGCAAAGATGTCAACGAAATTaccattattttgtttttctttttgaattaaaaaaattaaaataatcattatttatgaactttgtaaattttcttatctgtgttttttttttatgtttacaaataatagttcgatgaaaattgttttaagttttaaattgttctaagaaccatagacaagaataataaaataagaatcaaatgcaaaaatatttttcttttcaagagaaattatgtaaatcaaaacactttcttgactaactgtatttCGTAGTCATTTTAAGTGATTCCGGAATGccgtatttgtattttgcagTGCATGTATGTCTACGTCTCTATTATTGGCGTGGAGTTACGGTGTGAAGTCATCGCGTGAAACTTTTGCAGGCTTCCATTTAATTTCCATGGCCAATGGCTGGCAAATGCAtaaactgcagctgctgcagctgctcgcCATTGTTTAGAACgaggacagacagacgaggGCAGACAGTCGccagagtcggagtcggagttggAGTCGGAGTCAGAGGCAGACCTGGTAAAGCAGCCATGTAGGTAATTCCTGGAAGTTAATTTCATTAAGAGCAGCTCGCAATGCGCGTCGTAGTCGTATTTATTAGCCACACGATATATTGCATAGGCATGGCTTGGCTTTGTTTTCAAGGAATCTGCCGCGTTTGCCAGACTGACAACCATCCATGTATTTGTGGAATTCATCATCGCCGCCACCGACAGGCGATTCCTGCCCCCGAACTCCCCTCTTAGATTGGCATTTCCCCTgcgtttagttttgtttttgcaattttcataaCTTATTACATTGTGGACATGAAGATCCGGTTGCCAGCTAAATAAGGCGAAAATTTCCTTAAGAAAATGTACGCGCAAGTGCGATTTccagttaataaaattattgccaCCCCGCCCCCCTCACTTTGCCACCCCTTTGCCATCTGAAATTCTTATTAATTCTTATCGCAAAAACAAAGATTTCTTTTGCTTCGAGCTATGCGTGTTTCAATGCCGACATCGGTATCGGCATCTGGACATGCACATGCCCAcctgtatatgtatgtgtgtgtgtggtgtgtgtgtttagtgtgtgtgtgtaagcgaGTGCGCCTTCATTTGGTCACAGCGATGCCGACAAGTGTTGTACACGCATTCCAAATACTTTTCTATCATTAGCGGCTGCTGCACGCGCAAATGTCAACGCTGCTGTTCTTCTTGTTCTCCATCTTCTGGTCTCatacacactaacacacacacacacacacagagagcgaCACACAGATACTgtcagagagagaaagatacaTTGCATACCTTTGGCTATAGTGAGACACTGACAAATCTTTATAATAGTTTAGCTACAAATGCGCTTTATTTGAACTTGAAACAAAGTGAAACTAACACAACcgaattacaaatttaaaacatacgacttacagttgttgttgttgttacaaaGTACAGACAGAATactatatctatttatatatgtgtgtatgtatactaACAGCAAATTGCTTACAAATTCGAGTATTATTTTCTAATCTATTGTTTATGTTGATGTGTTTTGCTTTATGGCACAGCCGCATTTATAAGTTCTTTAGTTAAAGTACTTATAAACAAAGTATAAGAGTATGAGCACAAACAATATGAACAGCTTGGACTTGAGATTGTAGGTTCGATCAAGGCTCTGGATCCAGCGATTAAAAGCAACAGACACGGGCACATCCTCCGGCCGTAGCGAGCGACGGGCAACGGGCTCATAGCCGGAGCCGGAGCCGGAACCGGTGCCAGTGCGAGTAATGGAACGTCTATTGAAGGGGCTACTGCGATCGCCAATACGCTCGGCGCGCAAAGTCGCCAATTTGCGAGCGAAATCGCTCTCGAATTTGACGCCCTGCGATGGAGCAGGCTCCTCATCCTCGGCGGTGTCATCGCTAAACTCGTTGGCATAGGTGCGCGGCGGAGAGCGGCGATAGTTGGCACCAATTGACGAGGATGTGGCTGTGGATGGCGAGCTCACATAGCTGGTATAGCGACCGCTGCGACTGGCGCTGGAATAGTCGTAGCCACCCAGTTGGGTGCGAGCAGCAGGAGCACGGCTAAGTGTAGGAACCTGGCTAATAGCTGGAGGAGCACGGGTAAGACTGGATGTCTCATAGATCAGGGCACGACGTTGCGAGTCCTGAATGGACTCTGTAGCGCGATGCAGTGGATTGCCAGCATATTGACTGATAAACTGGTTGTGGACTGTTTGCCTGGCTTGATCCTCGGCGTTCTGGACAGCCCGAGCCAGTTGCTCGTCCTCTTCCTCATCGGACTCCAGTATGATCAAGGAGTTGACTTCCAACACGTTTTCCGGACTGCGTTGTTTagccactgctgctgttgttgttgttgccctctCAGCAACTGTTGTTTCCGGCTTCTTAATCATCAGCTCGCGATGCTCCGTGTTGGACACGCGACGCGTCTGTATGGGAGCAGCTGCCTTGGGTGCAGACACTGCAGCAGTCGCGGCAACTGGTTTGGCTACAGTCGCCTCTGGCAGCCGTGGCAGAGCTGCAACAGTTTCCGGCTTGCGACGACGTTCCGCCTCTTTGGTGTCGCTGGGCGTGGCGGCAATTGTGCGGCGTGCCTTGGAAGATGTGGCGCCATCTCGCTTATCGCCAGACACAGGAgctgcagcagcgacagcagcagcagcagtcgctGCCGGCTGCATCGTTTCACGGCGACTCGAAGCTTTTTTTGGGCTTGACGGCAGCGGAGAATTGCCGCCAAGTGAGGCACGCAAACGTTTTACCAACACTTTGCGGCTGCTGTCTGTCACCGGTATATTGGGCAATCCTTGGGCCAGCATCTGCGCCCGCAACTCGGCATTGGACAAGGCATCTAAATTGTCAGCATCAGCcataatttcagttttttaaacACAATTTCGTGCAATTCGTTGAAATTGAAAGTTGTTGCGCGTCACTTTTTGCGCGTTGCACTGTTGCTTGACGATATGCGATATGTCAGAGCTATCGATATATAATCGCAGACTTGTCGGCCAAGTAGAGTTGTTTGCTCGCTGCTTGAATTTGTAATGGTAATGTAATTGTGTCAATTTAtgtcaattatatttttaattataataaata harbors:
- the LOC117784306 gene encoding otefin, whose protein sequence is MADADNLDALSNAELRAQMLAQGLPNIPVTDSSRKVLVKRLRASLGGNSPLPSSPKKASSRRETMQPAATAAAAVAAAAPVSGDKRDGATSSKARRTIAATPSDTKEAERRRKPETVAALPRLPEATVAKPVAATAAVSAPKAAAPIQTRRVSNTEHRELMIKKPETTVAERATTTTAAVAKQRSPENVLEVNSLIILESDEEEDEQLARAVQNAEDQARQTVHNQFISQYAGNPLHRATESIQDSQRRALIYETSSLTRAPPAISQVPTLSRAPAARTQLGGYDYSSASRSGRYTSYVSSPSTATSSSIGANYRRSPPRTYANEFSDDTAEDEEPAPSQGVKFESDFARKLATLRAERIGDRSSPFNRRSITRTGTGSGSGSGYEPVARRSLRPEDVPVSVAFNRWIQSLDRTYNLKSKLFILFVLILLYFVYKYFN